The Setaria italica strain Yugu1 chromosome IX, Setaria_italica_v2.0, whole genome shotgun sequence genome has a window encoding:
- the LOC101753102 gene encoding uncharacterized protein LOC101753102 isoform X1, with protein sequence MPSPHFTPELVFPLPDKSPSRISDELEIPLVNGRPVYIQSAMEQSPGVITPQLVPANHTIHSKLVTPGIRNSRLNRRNQMFEATIGRNTKRPACEKFNYTSQPTQTSCVMDNGGTQTNARDSHPFTASNVFAAENTRPAPNDSTTGIQTQPSVVDEPYSVPPHGGQAETHASMEEDDCDENIIFEDDEEEDEGYLFGGQEPDDWEANEDVDLETANEDPNEPDVPDPYDAVYANVPNVTHMLKPEDNCEHCNAEKFESEPPGFCCHSGKIHLSTHETPPGLMRLWSSSDADARHFRANIRYFNGHFSFTSMYCKLDRVTTDIRNCGIYTFRAHGQIYHNIRSFGKEDGHEPGHLELYFYNNDPSLEHRLRKCCEKSAQEDREVIQRLKDILHGINPYSENLRSMGQVDNLEDYHVELNLDQWLDQRTYNVPLTSEVATVWIEGSECWGQFDDSVVLQGKDRSIHGIRSYHGCYDALSYPLFFSRGELGWHNCIPKVGVTMAEVNKA encoded by the exons ATGCCAAGTCCTCACTTTACCCCAGAGTTGGTATTCCCTCTTCCTGATAAATCGCCGTCAAGAATATCGGACGAGTTGGAAATCCCCCTTGTAAACGGCAGGCCTGTTTACATCCAGTCAGCTATGGAGCAATCCCCTGGAGTCATTACTCCTCAGCTGGTCCCTGCAAACCACACCATCCATAGCAAGCTTGTGACTCCTGGAATTAGGAATTCACGCCTAAACCGGCGTAATCAAATGTTTGAAGCAACCATTGGCAGAAATACCAAACGGCCTGCTTGTGAAAAATTCAATTATACGAGCCAGCCGACTCAAACGTCTTGTGTCATGGACAATG GTGGCACCCAAACGAACGCTCGTGACTCCCATCCCTTCACTGCATCTAATGTATTTGCAGCGG AAAATACTAGGCCTGCACCTAATGACTCTACTACAGGTATTCAGACACAACCATCTGTTGTTGATGAGCCGTATTCAGTGCCTCCACATGGTGGGCAGGCAGAGACACATGCCTCCATGGAAGAGGATG ATTGTGATGAGAACATCATATTTGAGgacgatgaggaagaggatgaggggTACCTTTTTGGAGGCCAAG AACCTGATGATTGGGAAGCTAATGAGGATGTCGATCTCGAGACGGCTAATGAAGATCCCAATGAACCCGATGTACCAGATCCATATGATGCGGTTTATGCCAATGTCCCTAACGTGACGCACATGCTCAAGCCAGAGGATAACTGCGAGCACTGCAATGCAGAAAAGTTTGAGTCCGAGCCACCTGGATTCTGTTGTCACAGTGGAAAGATTCATCTTTCCACCCATGAGACACCACCAGGACTCATGAGATTGTGGTCGAGCTCGGACGCTGATGCTAGGCATTTCCGTGCAAACATCAGATATTTCAATGGCCACTTCTCTTTCACTTCTATGTACTGTAAGCTTGATCGTGTGACCACCGACATCAGAAACTGTGGAATTTACACATTCCGTGCCCATGGTCAAATCTACCATAACATAAGATCATTTGGTAAAGAGGAtggtcacgaacctggtcacctCGAGCTTTATTTTTACAACAACGATCCGTCTCTTGAGCATAGGCTCCGCAAGTGCTGTGAGAAGTCTGCCCAAGAAGACAGGGAAGTCATCCAGAGGCTAAAGGACATCTTACATGGCATTAATCCCTACTCAGAGAATCTTAGGAGTATGGGTCAGGTTGACAACCTTGAGGATTACCATGTTGAGTTGAACCTTGACCAATGGCTAGACCAGAGAACATATAACGTGCCATTAACGTCAGAGGTTGCTACCGTTTGGATTGAGGGGAGCGAGTGTTGGGGCCAGTTCGATGATAGTGTTGTCCTCCAAGGGAAGGATAGGTCGATCCATGGCATCCGGTCCTATCATGGGTGCTACGACGCTCTCTCATACCCACTATTCTTTTCGAGAGGTGAGCTTGGGTGGCACAACTGCATTCCAAAAGTTGGTGTGACTATGGCTGAAGTCAATAAAGCTTGA
- the LOC101753102 gene encoding uncharacterized protein LOC101753102 isoform X2, whose amino-acid sequence MPSPHFTPELVFPLPDKSPSRISDELEIPLVNGRPVYIQSAMEQSPGVITPQLVPANHTIHSKLVTPGIRNSRLNRRNQMFEATIGRNTKRPACEKFNYTSQPTQTSCVMDNGGTQTNARDSHPFTASNVFAAGIQTQPSVVDEPYSVPPHGGQAETHASMEEDDCDENIIFEDDEEEDEGYLFGGQEPDDWEANEDVDLETANEDPNEPDVPDPYDAVYANVPNVTHMLKPEDNCEHCNAEKFESEPPGFCCHSGKIHLSTHETPPGLMRLWSSSDADARHFRANIRYFNGHFSFTSMYCKLDRVTTDIRNCGIYTFRAHGQIYHNIRSFGKEDGHEPGHLELYFYNNDPSLEHRLRKCCEKSAQEDREVIQRLKDILHGINPYSENLRSMGQVDNLEDYHVELNLDQWLDQRTYNVPLTSEVATVWIEGSECWGQFDDSVVLQGKDRSIHGIRSYHGCYDALSYPLFFSRGELGWHNCIPKVGVTMAEVNKA is encoded by the exons ATGCCAAGTCCTCACTTTACCCCAGAGTTGGTATTCCCTCTTCCTGATAAATCGCCGTCAAGAATATCGGACGAGTTGGAAATCCCCCTTGTAAACGGCAGGCCTGTTTACATCCAGTCAGCTATGGAGCAATCCCCTGGAGTCATTACTCCTCAGCTGGTCCCTGCAAACCACACCATCCATAGCAAGCTTGTGACTCCTGGAATTAGGAATTCACGCCTAAACCGGCGTAATCAAATGTTTGAAGCAACCATTGGCAGAAATACCAAACGGCCTGCTTGTGAAAAATTCAATTATACGAGCCAGCCGACTCAAACGTCTTGTGTCATGGACAATG GTGGCACCCAAACGAACGCTCGTGACTCCCATCCCTTCACTGCATCTAATGTATTTGCAGCGG GTATTCAGACACAACCATCTGTTGTTGATGAGCCGTATTCAGTGCCTCCACATGGTGGGCAGGCAGAGACACATGCCTCCATGGAAGAGGATG ATTGTGATGAGAACATCATATTTGAGgacgatgaggaagaggatgaggggTACCTTTTTGGAGGCCAAG AACCTGATGATTGGGAAGCTAATGAGGATGTCGATCTCGAGACGGCTAATGAAGATCCCAATGAACCCGATGTACCAGATCCATATGATGCGGTTTATGCCAATGTCCCTAACGTGACGCACATGCTCAAGCCAGAGGATAACTGCGAGCACTGCAATGCAGAAAAGTTTGAGTCCGAGCCACCTGGATTCTGTTGTCACAGTGGAAAGATTCATCTTTCCACCCATGAGACACCACCAGGACTCATGAGATTGTGGTCGAGCTCGGACGCTGATGCTAGGCATTTCCGTGCAAACATCAGATATTTCAATGGCCACTTCTCTTTCACTTCTATGTACTGTAAGCTTGATCGTGTGACCACCGACATCAGAAACTGTGGAATTTACACATTCCGTGCCCATGGTCAAATCTACCATAACATAAGATCATTTGGTAAAGAGGAtggtcacgaacctggtcacctCGAGCTTTATTTTTACAACAACGATCCGTCTCTTGAGCATAGGCTCCGCAAGTGCTGTGAGAAGTCTGCCCAAGAAGACAGGGAAGTCATCCAGAGGCTAAAGGACATCTTACATGGCATTAATCCCTACTCAGAGAATCTTAGGAGTATGGGTCAGGTTGACAACCTTGAGGATTACCATGTTGAGTTGAACCTTGACCAATGGCTAGACCAGAGAACATATAACGTGCCATTAACGTCAGAGGTTGCTACCGTTTGGATTGAGGGGAGCGAGTGTTGGGGCCAGTTCGATGATAGTGTTGTCCTCCAAGGGAAGGATAGGTCGATCCATGGCATCCGGTCCTATCATGGGTGCTACGACGCTCTCTCATACCCACTATTCTTTTCGAGAGGTGAGCTTGGGTGGCACAACTGCATTCCAAAAGTTGGTGTGACTATGGCTGAAGTCAATAAAGCTTGA